Proteins encoded by one window of Sphaerodactylus townsendi isolate TG3544 linkage group LG04, MPM_Stown_v2.3, whole genome shotgun sequence:
- the GTF2F2 gene encoding general transcription factor IIF subunit 2, whose translation MKLKRLQIEESSKPVSWTKQLDKAVTTNYKPVANHQYNIEYEKKKKEDGKRARAEKQQVLDMLFSAFEKHQYYNIKDLVDITKQPVIYLKEILREIGIYNVKGTHKNTWELKPEYRHYQGEDKSD comes from the exons attgcaaatagAAGAATCGTCCAAACCTGTGAGCTGGACCAAGCAGCTAGACAAAGCTGTAACCACCAATTACAAACCTGTGGCTAACCATCAGTACAAT ATTGaatatgaaaaaaagaagaaagaagatggAAAACGGGCTCGGGCTGAGAAGCAGCAAGTGCTGGACatgcttttttcagcttttgaaaAACACCAATATTACAACATTAAAGACTTGGTGGACATAACCAAACAACCAGTG ATCTACTTGAAAGAAATTTTAAGAGAAATTGGCATCTACAATGTGAAGGGGACACACAAGAACACTTGGGAGCTTAAGCCGGAATACAGACATTACCAGGGTGAAGATAAGAGTGACTAA
- the TPT1 gene encoding translationally-controlled tumor protein, translating to MIIYRDCISQDEMFSDIYKIKEVASGLCLEVEGKMVSRKEGEIDDALIGGNASAEGPEGEGAEATVVTGVDIVMNHHLQETSFTKESYKKYIKDYMKAIKARLEETKPERVKPFMTGAAEQVKHILANFKNYQFFVGENMNPDGMVALLDFREDGVTPYMIFFKDGLDMEKC from the exons ATGATCATCTACCGCGACTGCATCAGCC AGGACGAGATGTTCTCCGACATCTACAAGATCAAGGAAGTCGCCAGCGGTCTCTGCCTGGAAGTGGAGGGGAAG ATGGTAAGCCGGAAAGAAGGTGAAATCGATGATGCTTTGATTGGTGGAAATGCATCTGCTGAAGGCCCTGAAGGGGAAGGGGCGGAGGCCACAGTTGTCACTGGTGTTGACATCGTAATGAATCACCATCTTCAGGAAACAAGTTTCACTAAAGAATCTTACAAGAAATACATCAAGGACTATATGAAAGC AATCAAAGCCAGACTTGAGGAAACAAAGCCAGAGAGAGTAAAGCCGTTTATGACCGGGGCCGCAGAGCAAGTCAAACATATCCTTGCAAACTTCAAAAATTACC AGTTTTTTGTAGGAGAGAACATGAATCCTGATGGCATGGTGGCGTTGCTGGATTTCCGTGAGGATGGTGTAACCCCATATATGATTTTCTTTAAAGATGGATTAGACATGGAGAAATGT TAA